One region of Sulfuriroseicoccus oceanibius genomic DNA includes:
- a CDS encoding DUF2007 domain-containing protein, which translates to MKELFREADLTRVSYFETILKGEGIPTMIRNKYLTMSGLSEIPIPEFFPALCVINDDDYPRAVEIIQQHLAAEPVNSDHEIHCPHCHEPNPANFQSCWSCGKLIDDVVGGN; encoded by the coding sequence ATGAAGGAGTTGTTCCGCGAAGCCGACCTGACACGTGTCAGTTATTTTGAGACCATCCTCAAAGGGGAAGGCATCCCGACCATGATCCGGAACAAATATTTGACCATGTCCGGACTGTCGGAAATCCCGATCCCCGAGTTCTTCCCCGCACTCTGCGTGATCAACGACGATGATTATCCACGCGCCGTGGAAATCATCCAACAACACCTCGCAGCCGAACCCGTGAACTCGGACCACGAAATCCATTGCCCCCATTGCCACGAACCCAACCCCGCCAACTTCCAGTCCTGCTGGAGCTGCGGCAAGCTGATCGACGACGTGGTGGGCGGGAATTAG
- a CDS encoding aldehyde dehydrogenase (NADP(+)): MITGYSWIGGRRGAGGGESWQARNPATGDCLEPIFHSEQSVDAAVACADAAFSEYSAVSDASRAVFLRTIATHLRAAEVALVERVGLETALPPDRVRGEMARTCHQLELFASAIEDGSWRQRSEDAAEPGRQPQPKPRLVSERRPLGPVAVFCASNFPLAYSVIGGDTASALAVGCPVVVMAHWAHPGTAGIVAQAVRAAVDECGMPEGVFSMLYGRGNELGGQLVAHPAIRAVGFTGSRRGGRALMDIAAARAEPIPVYAEMSAINPIFFQRGATGDDAMLDGLVASLTGGIGQFCTNPGLLVCLAGRDEEALTDGLRARLKDAEPGVMLHRGIWENYAEGVARMEKLARDVVRHPLSDGRGCQQVFACDAETFLADKALHEEVFGPSTLIVVCRDEDAMLAVARGLEGQLTASIHGEATDFSRRLVAVLETKAGRLVWNGFPTGVEVCASMVHGGPYPATSDGRSTAVGPYAMDRFTRRVCWQGEGWWI; encoded by the coding sequence ATGATCACTGGATATTCATGGATTGGTGGGCGCCGTGGCGCGGGTGGTGGGGAATCCTGGCAGGCGCGGAACCCAGCCACAGGAGATTGTTTGGAGCCGATCTTTCACAGCGAACAATCCGTGGATGCGGCCGTGGCCTGCGCCGACGCGGCTTTCTCTGAGTATTCGGCGGTGTCGGATGCGTCGCGTGCTGTGTTCTTGCGTACGATTGCCACGCATTTGCGGGCGGCGGAGGTGGCTCTGGTCGAGCGGGTTGGGTTGGAGACGGCTTTGCCACCCGATCGAGTGCGGGGTGAGATGGCGCGTACCTGCCATCAGCTCGAGCTTTTTGCGTCGGCGATTGAGGATGGCAGCTGGCGCCAGCGGTCCGAGGATGCGGCCGAGCCCGGGCGTCAGCCGCAGCCCAAGCCGAGGTTGGTTTCCGAGCGGCGTCCGCTTGGCCCGGTGGCGGTCTTTTGTGCGTCCAACTTTCCGCTGGCGTATTCGGTGATCGGTGGGGACACGGCGTCGGCTTTGGCGGTTGGGTGTCCGGTGGTGGTGATGGCGCATTGGGCGCATCCCGGCACGGCGGGGATCGTGGCGCAGGCGGTGCGTGCTGCGGTGGACGAATGCGGAATGCCCGAAGGTGTGTTTTCGATGCTGTATGGACGCGGCAATGAGTTGGGTGGGCAATTGGTCGCGCATCCGGCAATCCGCGCGGTCGGGTTCACCGGATCGCGTCGAGGCGGACGGGCGTTGATGGATATCGCCGCCGCACGTGCGGAGCCGATTCCGGTGTATGCCGAGATGAGCGCGATCAACCCGATCTTTTTCCAACGGGGAGCGACGGGGGATGACGCAATGCTCGATGGATTGGTGGCGTCGCTGACTGGCGGAATCGGGCAGTTTTGCACCAACCCGGGGCTGCTGGTATGTCTCGCCGGGCGGGATGAGGAGGCGTTGACCGACGGGCTGAGGGCGCGGCTGAAAGATGCCGAACCCGGGGTGATGTTGCACCGGGGGATCTGGGAAAATTATGCGGAGGGCGTGGCGCGGATGGAGAAGCTGGCGCGTGACGTGGTTCGGCATCCGTTGTCGGACGGGCGCGGGTGTCAGCAGGTGTTTGCTTGTGATGCTGAGACGTTTCTAGCAGACAAGGCTCTGCACGAGGAGGTGTTCGGGCCGTCGACTTTGATCGTGGTGTGCCGGGACGAGGACGCGATGCTGGCGGTGGCGCGGGGATTGGAGGGACAACTCACCGCGAGCATTCATGGCGAGGCGACGGATTTTTCTCGTCGGTTGGTGGCGGTGCTCGAGACCAAGGCGGGGCGCTTGGTGTGGAATGGGTTTCCGACCGGTGTCGAAGTGTGCGCGAGTATGGTGCACGGCGGGCCCTATCCGGCGACCTCCGATGGACGCTCGACCGCCGTCGGTCCGTACGCGATGGACCGATTTACCCGCCGCGTTTGTTGGCAGGGAGAGGGGTGGTGGATTTGA
- a CDS encoding DUF456 domain-containing protein, with protein MTIPPEVLDIAGDIGVWTLTGLLLVIGLVGSVLPILPGTLILMVTAVIHYFIADADQRPGVTGFVILGILLALSYILESMASAAGAKQFGSTKWGIIGALIGGVVGMFFNIPGLLLGPFIGAFVAELLIAKQSLKDSARSSHGAFWGTIGGMVAKAICALLMVVVFLVDCLWL; from the coding sequence ATGACGATCCCACCTGAAGTACTCGACATCGCCGGCGACATTGGCGTCTGGACATTGACCGGACTGTTGTTGGTGATCGGTCTGGTGGGCTCGGTGCTTCCGATCCTTCCGGGCACGCTGATCCTGATGGTCACCGCGGTGATTCATTACTTCATCGCAGACGCAGACCAACGTCCGGGCGTCACCGGATTCGTCATTCTTGGCATCCTGCTGGCGCTTTCCTACATCTTGGAAAGCATGGCGTCGGCCGCAGGGGCTAAGCAGTTCGGGAGCACGAAATGGGGCATCATCGGCGCGCTCATCGGTGGCGTGGTCGGCATGTTCTTCAACATTCCGGGGCTTTTGCTCGGACCATTCATCGGTGCCTTCGTCGCCGAGCTCCTGATTGCGAAACAGTCACTAAAAGACTCCGCCCGCTCATCCCACGGTGCCTTCTGGGGCACCATCGGCGGCATGGTCGCCAAGGCCATCTGCGCCCTGCTTATGGTCGTCGTCTTCCTCGTCGACTGCCTCTGGCTGTGA
- a CDS encoding valine--pyruvate transaminase, whose protein sequence is MNIEKSALGSRLSSTSGIEILMDDLGKAMAEGGENVKMLGGGNPAHIPAVDALWRQRMQEILENGDQFDRMVGNYDPPGGNDKFLEALAAMLGREYGWDISADNIAVTAGGQTAFFFLFNMLAGDMPDGTRKRILLPVVPEYIGYANQGANGDIFEARHPKITHPAPHRFKYGIDFDNLNLDPQRHAAVCLSRPTNPTGNVVTDEEIAHLSALCKEAGIPLIIDGAYGTPFPNIMFNEANPVWDDHIILTLSLSKIGLPGTRTAFVIANQKIASSVRSETAIIGLSNGNVGQAIMRPLIETGDVLKLSNDVIRPHYKKQSDFALACADEFFADDLPYHIHVSEGALFLWFWFEGLPISSQELYQRLKKRDVLVVPGEPFFFGLPVEADDPWRHRHECIRVSFAMPEATVREGLRIIAEEVAAAYAPVTK, encoded by the coding sequence ATGAATATCGAGAAGTCAGCATTGGGCAGCCGTTTGTCATCGACCAGTGGGATCGAGATCCTCATGGACGACCTAGGCAAGGCAATGGCCGAAGGCGGTGAGAACGTGAAGATGCTCGGTGGCGGCAACCCCGCCCACATCCCAGCGGTCGATGCACTATGGCGCCAGCGCATGCAGGAAATTCTCGAAAATGGCGACCAGTTCGACCGCATGGTCGGCAACTACGACCCACCGGGCGGCAACGATAAGTTCCTCGAAGCCCTCGCCGCCATGCTCGGACGCGAATACGGCTGGGATATCAGCGCCGACAACATCGCCGTCACCGCCGGTGGCCAGACCGCGTTCTTCTTCCTCTTCAACATGCTCGCCGGCGACATGCCGGACGGAACCCGCAAGCGCATACTGCTCCCAGTCGTGCCCGAGTACATCGGCTACGCCAACCAGGGCGCCAATGGCGATATCTTCGAAGCACGGCACCCGAAAATCACCCACCCGGCTCCTCACCGCTTCAAGTACGGCATCGATTTCGACAACCTCAACCTCGACCCACAACGCCACGCCGCGGTCTGCCTCTCACGCCCGACCAACCCAACCGGAAACGTCGTCACCGACGAGGAGATCGCGCACCTGTCAGCCCTGTGTAAAGAGGCAGGCATTCCGCTGATCATCGACGGCGCCTACGGCACACCATTCCCGAACATCATGTTCAACGAGGCGAACCCAGTGTGGGACGACCACATCATCCTCACCCTCAGCCTTTCCAAAATCGGCCTTCCGGGCACCCGTACGGCCTTCGTCATCGCCAACCAGAAGATCGCTTCCTCGGTCCGCTCGGAAACCGCCATCATCGGACTCAGCAACGGCAACGTCGGCCAAGCCATCATGCGCCCGTTGATCGAAACCGGCGACGTGCTCAAGCTCAGCAACGATGTGATCCGACCGCACTACAAGAAGCAGTCGGACTTCGCCCTGGCCTGCGCCGATGAGTTCTTCGCCGATGACCTGCCGTACCACATCCACGTCAGCGAGGGGGCGTTGTTCCTCTGGTTCTGGTTCGAGGGCCTGCCAATCAGCTCGCAGGAGTTGTACCAGCGGTTGAAAAAGCGCGACGTGCTGGTTGTTCCGGGCGAGCCGTTCTTCTTCGGCCTGCCGGTGGAAGCCGACGATCCATGGCGCCACCGCCACGAGTGCATCCGCGTCTCGTTCGCCATGCCGGAAGCCACCGTGCGCGAAGGTCTTCGCATCATCGCGGAGGAAGTCGCCGCCGCCTACGCGCCAGTCACCAAGTAA
- a CDS encoding redoxin domain-containing protein: MSVITAGAIAPDFELVTMGANGPELVSLSATLANGPVVLLFVPAAFTGVCTTELCEISADYAAYESLGATVFGISGDSPFAQAAWAEKEGIKLPLLSDYDHAVARAYGIAYDSFLPEKNLPLSGVAKRSAFVIGEDGVVAHAEVLESPGDVPNFDDVKSALEGLA; this comes from the coding sequence ATGAGTGTGATTACCGCAGGAGCGATCGCCCCGGACTTTGAATTGGTGACCATGGGGGCGAACGGCCCTGAGTTGGTCTCGCTTTCCGCCACCCTGGCCAATGGGCCGGTGGTTTTGTTGTTTGTGCCGGCGGCGTTCACCGGCGTTTGCACGACCGAGCTTTGCGAGATTTCGGCGGACTACGCGGCTTATGAGTCGCTCGGGGCCACTGTGTTCGGCATCAGCGGCGACAGCCCATTCGCGCAAGCGGCGTGGGCGGAGAAAGAAGGCATCAAGCTGCCATTGCTCAGCGACTACGATCACGCGGTCGCACGTGCTTACGGCATCGCCTACGACAGCTTCCTGCCTGAGAAGAACCTGCCGCTCTCCGGTGTGGCGAAGCGCTCCGCGTTCGTCATCGGCGAAGACGGTGTGGTCGCTCACGCCGAGGTGCTCGAGTCGCCAGGCGACGTGCCTAACTTCGACGACGTGAAGAGCGCGCTCGAAGGGTTGGCCTAG
- a CDS encoding HupE/UreJ family protein, translating to MYRSFLIALVSFVITLITSSAHVVQQLYVEKVETDKGWALQSFFDAGYAIPETRNDPDIPQPTRDWLVALSPDEHASLKAEAKRYLTELLTLEAGGKLIPVEVSFPDFDHDPPAFPVHLNDGAYFHVLLTPQLKGIREEVTIHCQAGPHPDFVIRLPAHDAHLAEAADSDATSRYAVLKPGGQITVAGANADPVGRSLAWHAFVQGVIHVVPAGLDHILFILGIFLLQRRWKPLALQSIAFTISHTITLGLAAAGVVKVSGNWVEPLIALSIAAVAIENFFLKEATTRRMLIIFGFGLIHGLGFASALSAYLQPGDGFLTALISINLGVETAQIAILAAAWVLTIRWHDTNAFTHTRTVANGLLALVALWWFFERIL from the coding sequence ATGTATCGCTCATTTCTCATCGCGCTCGTTAGCTTCGTCATTACGCTCATCACCTCCAGCGCCCACGTCGTTCAGCAGTTGTACGTGGAAAAGGTCGAGACCGACAAAGGTTGGGCGCTGCAATCGTTCTTCGATGCCGGCTACGCAATCCCAGAAACCCGCAACGATCCCGACATCCCCCAGCCCACCCGCGATTGGTTGGTCGCCCTCAGTCCGGACGAACACGCCTCCCTCAAGGCCGAAGCCAAACGCTACCTCACCGAGCTGCTGACACTGGAGGCCGGCGGCAAGCTCATTCCGGTCGAGGTCAGCTTCCCCGACTTCGACCACGATCCGCCCGCATTTCCCGTCCATCTCAACGACGGCGCGTATTTCCACGTCCTGCTCACCCCTCAGCTCAAGGGCATCCGGGAAGAAGTCACGATCCACTGCCAAGCCGGTCCGCATCCCGACTTCGTCATCCGTCTCCCCGCCCACGACGCCCACCTGGCCGAGGCCGCTGACTCTGATGCCACCTCGCGCTACGCCGTACTCAAACCCGGAGGCCAAATCACAGTCGCCGGTGCCAATGCGGATCCCGTCGGCCGCTCGCTCGCCTGGCATGCCTTCGTCCAAGGCGTGATCCACGTCGTCCCCGCGGGGCTCGACCACATTCTCTTCATCCTCGGCATCTTCCTGCTGCAGCGACGTTGGAAGCCACTTGCGCTCCAGTCCATTGCCTTCACCATCTCGCACACCATCACCCTCGGCCTCGCCGCCGCCGGAGTCGTGAAGGTTTCCGGCAACTGGGTGGAACCGCTGATCGCCCTGAGCATCGCCGCAGTCGCGATCGAAAACTTCTTCCTCAAAGAAGCCACCACCCGGAGGATGTTGATCATCTTCGGCTTCGGGCTCATCCACGGACTCGGCTTTGCATCTGCCCTCTCCGCCTACCTGCAGCCCGGCGATGGCTTCCTCACCGCCCTCATCTCGATCAACCTCGGTGTCGAAACCGCCCAAATCGCCATCCTCGCCGCCGCATGGGTCCTCACCATCCGCTGGCACGACACCAATGCCTTCACCCACACCCGCACCGTCGCCAACGGCCTCCTCGCCCTCGTCGCCCTCTGGTGGTTCTTCGAGCGAATCCTCTAA
- a CDS encoding IS110 family transposase, translated as MNTQNKHYIGVDVSKDKLDFYHPKTKRSWTVPNTPSKVKSELLKLSKQQDEIHIICEPTGGYEKCLLAQALELNIPISLVNPKRARAFAEAMGISAKTDAMDATVLSRFGESITPASRVKPTALQEKMSAIARIKDRFTRQAAAQKTALQKVTDSFVKKELKTQIQSLERAIARCQKQLDTLIAKDAVLREKKRKIESIKGLGLAASTVFLSEMPELGAITDNQASALVGVAPFNKDTGTHSGKRHVRGGRHLLRRSLYMPALCATNHNPILKEFYGRLIAKGKPHHVAITAVIRKLVRLVNRLLSDPNFEPIKQN; from the coding sequence ATGAACACTCAGAACAAACACTATATCGGCGTCGATGTCAGCAAAGATAAACTCGACTTTTATCACCCCAAAACAAAGCGCTCCTGGACCGTTCCCAACACTCCATCAAAGGTAAAATCGGAGCTCCTCAAGCTATCCAAACAACAGGACGAAATCCACATCATCTGTGAGCCTACCGGTGGCTATGAAAAGTGCCTCCTCGCTCAAGCATTGGAGCTAAACATTCCCATCAGCCTGGTTAATCCAAAGCGAGCACGAGCATTTGCCGAGGCCATGGGAATCTCAGCGAAAACTGACGCGATGGATGCCACGGTCTTGTCTCGCTTCGGAGAGTCGATCACCCCGGCATCCCGCGTAAAACCTACAGCTCTGCAGGAGAAGATGTCAGCGATCGCCAGGATTAAGGATCGTTTCACCCGCCAAGCTGCAGCTCAGAAAACGGCCCTTCAAAAGGTCACCGACAGCTTTGTGAAGAAGGAGCTCAAGACCCAAATCCAAAGCCTTGAGCGAGCGATTGCTCGTTGCCAAAAGCAACTCGACACACTCATTGCGAAAGACGCCGTGCTGCGTGAGAAGAAGCGCAAAATCGAGTCGATCAAAGGACTTGGTCTGGCTGCATCCACGGTCTTCTTGTCTGAAATGCCAGAACTGGGCGCAATCACCGACAACCAGGCTTCGGCTTTAGTTGGAGTTGCGCCATTCAACAAAGACACCGGCACTCATAGCGGCAAGAGGCACGTCCGCGGAGGAAGGCATTTACTCCGGCGCAGCCTCTACATGCCTGCTCTATGCGCCACGAACCACAACCCGATTTTGAAGGAATTTTATGGCCGTCTGATCGCCAAAGGAAAACCTCATCATGTCGCCATCACCGCCGTGATCCGAAAGCTTGTCAGACTCGTAAACCGCCTTCTTTCCGACCCCAATTTCGAGCCGATAAAACAAAATTAG
- the truA gene encoding tRNA pseudouridine(38-40) synthase TruA, whose product MIDHDQTPRRIRLTIAYEGSGFSGWQSQPAGDAVQDHVQRAIAAILGKPSALHGSGRTDAGVHALGQVAHFDLPPTHRMDGGAWLRALNTKLPRQIRIVDAAVVDTDFHARFSATGKHYRYEIVVADVLPPFDHLRAWHQRGPLDLAAMHEACRILTGEHDFSAFCANRNDGTDRVPGSGDNVRHVTSITPLESALDHLPGTRITLDFRGNGFLYKMVRLMTGAIVRCGQHKLTTTELTAMLDRERLAAQHAAGGVEKSPLCAPADGLTLVSVDYS is encoded by the coding sequence TTGATCGATCACGACCAGACACCGCGCAGAATCCGCCTGACCATCGCCTACGAGGGCAGCGGGTTCTCCGGATGGCAATCCCAGCCTGCCGGTGACGCGGTGCAGGACCACGTCCAGCGCGCCATTGCCGCCATCCTCGGCAAACCCAGCGCGCTCCACGGCTCGGGACGCACCGATGCCGGAGTCCACGCTCTCGGCCAGGTAGCTCATTTCGACCTCCCGCCCACGCACCGCATGGACGGCGGTGCCTGGCTGCGGGCGCTGAACACAAAACTGCCGCGGCAAATCCGCATCGTCGATGCCGCGGTGGTCGACACGGATTTCCACGCCCGCTTTTCCGCCACTGGAAAGCACTACCGCTACGAGATCGTCGTCGCCGATGTGCTCCCCCCCTTTGACCACCTGCGGGCCTGGCACCAGCGCGGGCCACTCGACCTGGCCGCGATGCACGAGGCTTGCCGCATCCTCACCGGCGAACACGATTTCTCCGCATTCTGCGCCAACCGCAACGACGGCACCGACCGCGTCCCCGGCAGCGGCGACAACGTGCGCCACGTCACCTCCATCACACCGCTCGAGTCCGCGCTCGACCATCTGCCCGGCACACGCATCACGCTCGACTTCCGCGGCAATGGCTTCCTCTACAAAATGGTGCGGCTGATGACCGGCGCCATCGTCCGCTGCGGCCAACACAAGCTCACCACCACCGAGCTCACAGCCATGCTCGACCGCGAGCGCCTCGCCGCCCAACACGCCGCCGGCGGAGTTGAAAAATCCCCACTCTGCGCACCAGCCGATGGCCTGACCCTGGTTTCGGTCGATTATTCCTAA
- the ruvX gene encoding Holliday junction resolvase RuvX, which translates to MKDTIKALGIDYGDARIGVAVSDDLGMMAHPVETIANDDPKNRPEDRIADLVAERKVDMVVIGMPFRMDGSEGDATAKVRNFIEKLQAVLPDGVEIEEIDERLSTVEAQSQLKASGRKAKDSKQVIDQVAATVILQDWLDNREDSSDNDDDFRAGMLDDDDDDWLGFGGDDDDDDNFF; encoded by the coding sequence ATGAAGGACACGATCAAAGCTCTCGGAATCGACTATGGCGACGCCCGCATCGGCGTAGCGGTCTCGGATGACCTCGGCATGATGGCCCACCCTGTGGAAACCATTGCCAACGACGATCCGAAAAACCGCCCGGAAGACCGCATCGCCGACCTTGTCGCCGAGCGCAAAGTCGACATGGTGGTGATCGGGATGCCCTTCCGCATGGATGGCAGCGAAGGCGACGCGACCGCCAAAGTGCGTAATTTCATCGAGAAGTTGCAAGCCGTGCTACCAGATGGTGTGGAGATCGAGGAGATCGACGAACGTCTCTCGACTGTCGAAGCCCAAAGCCAGCTCAAGGCCTCGGGCCGCAAAGCCAAGGACAGCAAGCAGGTCATCGACCAAGTCGCCGCGACCGTCATCCTTCAGGATTGGCTCGACAACCGCGAGGACAGCAGCGACAACGACGATGACTTCCGCGCCGGCATGCTCGACGACGACGACGACGACTGGCTCGGCTTCGGTGGAGACGACGACGACGACGATAATTTCTTTTGA
- a CDS encoding mannose-1-phosphate guanylyltransferase, translated as MNTPNVYAVILAGGSGQRFWPLSRNNRPKQLLNLFGDTTLLEDTIRRLDGIVPPERVLIVTNAVQQPAAIEIASACGVPAENVVAEPERRDTAPAIAFATGWVAAKDPNAVMAVLPSDQRIADRAAFQSVLGTAVATAAAEPAILTIGIKPTWACPGYGYIEVGETVANTEGDAIVRDVVRFREKPTTEVAEQFLADGGFVWNAGMFIWSVATARNELSEHCPELAAFIDETAQATNPLDTLESSFRTLPKISIDFALMEKASRVMNVEATFDWDDVGSWISVAAYLEADANGNRSNIEITSVDSRNNIVFSENADPTNISLVGVQDLIIVRTRTATLVANRHSADDIKKLIELLPSALH; from the coding sequence ATGAATACTCCCAACGTCTACGCAGTGATCCTCGCGGGTGGAAGCGGCCAGCGCTTTTGGCCATTGAGCCGTAACAACCGTCCGAAGCAGCTCCTCAACCTCTTCGGCGACACCACACTACTCGAAGACACCATCCGCCGACTCGACGGCATCGTGCCACCTGAGCGCGTGCTCATCGTGACCAACGCAGTGCAACAGCCGGCCGCCATCGAGATCGCCTCGGCCTGCGGAGTGCCTGCCGAAAACGTCGTCGCCGAACCCGAGCGCCGCGACACCGCACCGGCCATCGCATTTGCCACCGGCTGGGTTGCCGCCAAAGATCCGAACGCAGTGATGGCCGTGTTGCCATCGGACCAACGCATCGCCGACCGTGCCGCATTCCAATCGGTTCTGGGCACCGCCGTGGCAACCGCCGCCGCTGAACCGGCGATCCTCACCATCGGCATCAAGCCAACCTGGGCCTGCCCGGGCTACGGCTACATCGAAGTGGGAGAAACCGTCGCCAACACCGAAGGCGATGCCATCGTGCGCGACGTCGTCCGATTCCGCGAAAAACCAACCACCGAAGTTGCCGAGCAGTTCCTCGCCGACGGCGGCTTTGTCTGGAATGCCGGCATGTTCATCTGGTCGGTCGCAACCGCCCGCAACGAACTCTCCGAGCATTGCCCGGAACTCGCCGCATTCATCGACGAAACCGCCCAGGCCACCAACCCACTCGACACCCTGGAATCGAGTTTCCGCACGCTGCCGAAGATCTCGATCGACTTCGCATTGATGGAAAAAGCAAGCCGCGTCATGAACGTCGAAGCCACCTTCGACTGGGACGATGTCGGCAGCTGGATCTCGGTCGCGGCCTACCTCGAAGCCGATGCCAACGGCAACCGCAGCAATATCGAAATTACCAGCGTCGATAGCCGCAATAATATCGTATTTTCAGAAAATGCCGACCCGACCAACATCTCACTTGTCGGCGTCCAAGATCTCATCATAGTGCGCACCCGCACGGCAACTTTGGTGGCCAACCGGCACTCCGCCGATGACATCAAAAAGCTCATTGAATTGCTGCCAAGCGCTCTACATTAA
- a CDS encoding MFS transporter: MTSAPSQMRTQRTFTLDLLRAVPAGVLLTVVTTFAILIANQAFAAPDWAKGVLLAASPLGMLLGVSAVTFVRRSGLTVNQGGAVINAVECGGFLLAAASGWGDGPPVLWMFVLGLSVAMFCMSVSLPLVAQIYRSQYPDEKRGRLFSLAAMVRAGASIAGATVVGKFLAGDMNAYPVALVCFAVASLMVAACVLGMGKVEIQQAKRAKLLDAFRHVKDDKPFLKLLTSWMILGFGNLMAMAMFVEAVANPKYGYAYDADKVTSLTTVIPQVAFILFVYSWGRLFDRWNFYVLRAGINVVFIAGVIVYYCVGGWWGLCIGIALHGIARSGGNVAWSLWTTKFAEPDRVVDYMAVHTFATGIRGTLAPFVALAVAGQFSLATVGAISAGMMTIATLMIVPDIKLAHARRKSQMVVPPKVGS; encoded by the coding sequence ATGACATCGGCTCCATCTCAGATGCGTACGCAGCGCACGTTCACGCTCGATTTGTTGCGGGCGGTGCCTGCCGGTGTGTTGCTGACGGTGGTGACCACCTTTGCAATCCTGATTGCCAACCAGGCGTTTGCCGCGCCGGATTGGGCAAAGGGCGTGCTGCTGGCGGCCTCGCCGTTGGGGATGTTGCTGGGGGTGAGTGCGGTCACGTTTGTGAGGCGCTCCGGGCTGACGGTGAACCAAGGAGGGGCGGTGATCAACGCGGTGGAATGTGGCGGCTTTTTGTTGGCGGCAGCGAGCGGATGGGGCGATGGACCACCGGTTCTTTGGATGTTCGTGCTCGGTTTGAGTGTGGCGATGTTTTGTATGTCGGTGAGTTTGCCGTTGGTGGCGCAGATCTATCGGAGCCAGTATCCGGATGAGAAACGCGGGCGGTTGTTTTCGCTCGCTGCGATGGTGCGGGCCGGAGCGTCGATTGCCGGGGCCACGGTGGTGGGGAAGTTCTTGGCCGGGGATATGAACGCGTATCCGGTGGCATTGGTGTGTTTTGCCGTGGCGTCGCTGATGGTAGCTGCCTGTGTGCTGGGGATGGGGAAAGTGGAAATCCAGCAGGCCAAGCGCGCCAAGTTGTTGGATGCCTTCCGTCACGTGAAGGACGACAAGCCGTTTCTCAAATTGCTGACGTCGTGGATGATCCTCGGGTTCGGCAACCTGATGGCGATGGCGATGTTTGTCGAAGCCGTGGCCAACCCGAAGTACGGCTACGCTTACGATGCGGACAAGGTGACGTCGTTGACGACGGTGATTCCGCAGGTCGCGTTCATTCTCTTTGTTTACAGTTGGGGGCGCTTGTTTGACCGCTGGAATTTCTACGTCCTGCGGGCGGGGATCAACGTGGTGTTTATCGCGGGGGTGATCGTTTATTACTGCGTCGGTGGCTGGTGGGGGCTGTGCATCGGCATTGCGTTGCACGGGATTGCGCGATCGGGGGGGAATGTGGCGTGGTCGTTGTGGACGACGAAGTTTGCCGAGCCGGACCGGGTGGTGGACTACATGGCGGTGCATACCTTTGCGACAGGGATCCGCGGGACGCTGGCTCCCTTTGTCGCGCTGGCGGTGGCGGGTCAGTTTTCGCTGGCTACGGTGGGTGCAATTAGTGCCGGGATGATGACCATCGCGACCTTGATGATCGTGCCGGACATCAAGCTGGCGCACGCGCGGAGGAAGTCGCAAATGGTGGTGCCACCGAAGGTGGGGAGCTGA
- a CDS encoding YdcF family protein, translated as MLAPELKASVESLWAYHQLNHTVSPADAVLVFGSNDLRVAEHAARLVMDGLAPWLLFSGARGRMTGHWDQTEAEAMAAVALAAGVPESAILIENRATNTGENIRFSRELLADRNLTVDNAIVVQKPYMERRTIAALDVQWPELNAIASSPPLPFDAYCTDDLPQDVVIAAMVGDFQRIVEYPAKGFASEQPIPPDSRAAYQNLVAAGYSAHLI; from the coding sequence ATGCTTGCCCCGGAACTTAAAGCCAGCGTGGAATCCCTTTGGGCCTACCACCAGCTGAACCACACAGTCTCCCCCGCCGACGCGGTACTCGTCTTTGGTAGCAACGACCTGCGGGTGGCGGAACATGCCGCCCGCCTCGTCATGGACGGACTCGCCCCCTGGTTGCTTTTCTCCGGTGCCCGCGGCCGCATGACCGGCCATTGGGACCAGACCGAAGCCGAGGCCATGGCTGCGGTAGCTCTTGCCGCCGGAGTTCCAGAATCCGCCATCCTGATCGAGAACCGCGCGACTAACACGGGAGAAAACATCCGCTTCAGCCGCGAGCTACTCGCGGACCGGAACCTCACAGTCGACAACGCCATCGTCGTTCAAAAGCCCTACATGGAGCGCCGTACCATAGCCGCGCTCGACGTCCAATGGCCTGAGCTCAATGCCATCGCGTCGTCCCCACCCCTGCCGTTCGACGCCTACTGCACCGATGACCTACCACAGGATGTCGTCATCGCCGCCATGGTCGGCGACTTCCAACGCATCGTCGAATACCCCGCCAAAGGATTCGCCAGCGAACAACCCATACCCCCCGATTCCCGGGCCGCCTACCAAAATCTCGTCGCCGCCGGCTACAGCGCGCATTTGATCTGA